In Bradyrhizobium symbiodeficiens, the genomic stretch GTGAAGGTTCTGGAGGGCGAAAGCCTGCTCAACGACGCGAGCGCGCTCCTGATCTATCGCATCGCGGTCGGTGCCGTCGCCACCGAGCATCTGACCTGGAGCCAGGTCGCGCCGACCATGGCGCTGGCCCTGGTCGGCAGCGTCGTCGCCGGCCTGCTCGCGGGCTACCTCATCCCGCTGCTCCTGGAACGCGTCAAGGAAGCGCCGAGCGCGATCATCGTGCAGTTCGCCACCACCTTCATGGTCTGGATCGCCGCGGAGCATCTCGGCCTCTCCGGCATTCTCACCATCGTTGTCTACGCCATGACGATGGCGCGCTCGGCGGGGCAGCGCATGCCGGCGCGGCTGCGGGTGCCGTCCTATGCGGTCTGGGAGACGACCGTGTTCGTGCTCAACGTGCTGGCCTTCATGCTGATCGGCATGCAGATGCGGCCGATCTGGACGCGGCTCAATGCGGACGTCCGCTGGGAATATTGCGTGGCCGCCGCGTGGATCCTGCTCACCGTAGTGCTGGTCCGGCTGCTCTGGGTGACGTTCTATCGCGCGATCCTGCGCGTGCTGGTGGCGCGGGGAATCTTTCATCCCAAGGACCCCAAGGCCGTGGCCTCGCCGAAGGGCGGCCTCATCATCTCCTGGTGCGGCATGCGCGGCCTCGTCACGCTCGCCACCGCCTTCGCCCTGCCGGAGAATTTTCCCTATCGCGACTTCATCGTCTTCATCGCTTTTGCGGTGGTGCTGGGATCGCTGGTGATCCAGGGCCTGACGCTGCGGCCACTGATCCTGGCGTTCGGCCTCAAAGACGACGATCCCGTCGGCACCGAGGTCGCGCGCGCGCGTGCCGTCGCCTATCGCGCCGCGCTCGATGCGATCGAGAGCGATCCGTCGGAGGAGGCGGAGATCCTGCGGCTCGAATATCGCGCCATCCTGATGCAGGCGGAGGGCGATCCCAACGGCGGCGTCGCCAACGGCGAACTGCCCGCCGATCCCCTGCGCCGCCGCGCCATCGCGGCCGCGCGCAAATCGGTCATCGCGCTCCGCGACACCGAGGTGATCGGCGACGATGCGTTCCACCGGATCGAAGAGGAGCTCGATCGCGCGGAATTGAGCGCGGGGGGATGAGGCTTTCTTCACCCCGCCCCTCCTCGTAAGAACGGGGGAGAGGGAGACGTTGAACCAAACCCCGCCTCCTCAGACTCACTCCACATGACGACCCTGACCGACG encodes the following:
- a CDS encoding cation:proton antiporter; the protein is MAPLKPASGIVVSTFEWIIALLLGAVALSALARRIKVPYPTFLAIGGALIAFVPNSPSWALEPDLALALFVAPVLLDAAFDTSLRDLRNNWVPVSTLVVAAVGLTTAGVAFVAHQLMPGMPWAAAVALGAIVAPPDAAAAVAILSQVKLPHRMVKVLEGESLLNDASALLIYRIAVGAVATEHLTWSQVAPTMALALVGSVVAGLLAGYLIPLLLERVKEAPSAIIVQFATTFMVWIAAEHLGLSGILTIVVYAMTMARSAGQRMPARLRVPSYAVWETTVFVLNVLAFMLIGMQMRPIWTRLNADVRWEYCVAAAWILLTVVLVRLLWVTFYRAILRVLVARGIFHPKDPKAVASPKGGLIISWCGMRGLVTLATAFALPENFPYRDFIVFIAFAVVLGSLVIQGLTLRPLILAFGLKDDDPVGTEVARARAVAYRAALDAIESDPSEEAEILRLEYRAILMQAEGDPNGGVANGELPADPLRRRAIAAARKSVIALRDTEVIGDDAFHRIEEELDRAELSAGG